GAGAGCACAGGTGAGGTCACAGGTCAACACAGGTGAGGTCACAAGTCAACACAGGTGAGAGCACAGGTGAGGTCACAGGTCAACACAGGCAAGAGCAGGTGAGGTCACAGGTCAACACAGGCAAGAGCAGGTGAGGTCACAGGTCAACAACTACCTGTTAATTGCACAATGACTTGTCTGactctgttttctcttcttcagaTGTCGtggatgacgatgatgacgaggtgaagatgaaaataaaaaaaaaaatttttttaaatattttattttgttacatttcaaTTTTAGAACTTTTGTCGATTTTTTTCTCAGATGCCGAAGCTGACAGACCTCAGCATCAGTGAGTCACTGCTCTGTCTCCACAAGTtggtgtgtgatgtcatgtaaTGACGTTGTGTGACGATGTCATGTCTCATCAGACCCCAGGATCATAGACCCCGCCCCCTTCAGCTCGTTTCCCACTCATTCCGAGGAGAATCCGTTTGGTCGCCATATGACGCCGGTACCACTCCTCCCTGTGACCTCCGACCTCCAGGCTCAGAGCTTTAATGGACCAGTTAACACACTTCAGGACCTGGACTCCTTgccaccctctgctggaccagaCCTGATGGAAACCAACAGTGTGGGTGAGATCCAGAACCAGGCAGAGCCTCAGAAGTATGACCTTCTGAGCAGCGTCCCACGTGAGTATGACCCCTGTCCTTAAATCTGACACCACACCCTAGGCAGGAAGTCTGAATGTTGGACCTTGCCCTGGTCCAGTACCAGTAGGGATGTAGTTCAGAggatgtttgtttctctgttgttaCAGTAACAGATCTAGACCTGAAGTTCCAGTACCGGGGCAGGATGATGGGGTCTCTCACCGTCAGCAACCCTCAAGGCTGCCGGCTGTACTACGGCCACCTGGAGCCGACGCCGGAGCAAGTGGACCTGTTTGGACCGGTCACCCTGCAGCAGGTCCTGTTCCCAGGTACATCTGAAATCCAGAACCAGAAGCAGCGGTTCTACACTGAGGCTCTGCTGGACGTGATGGACCGAGGTCTGATCCTGGAGATGTGGGAACAAGACATCTATGCCGTACGCCTGTGTCAGTGTAAGGTGTTCTGGTCTGGACCAGGTATGTCTGAACAGGGTCCACCGAACCCCATGGAGCGGGAGAGGAAGATCAAAGTGTTCAGCCTCAATGAGTTCCTGCAAGGTGACGACTTTGAAGACCCGAAAATGTCTCTTCATGCAGTTCAGGTTTAAATAAAGATTCTGTCCTTAGGTTTGATCCTGTTCCAGAAAGGTGAAGCTCCAAACCCACCACCGTTTGAGATCTACTTCTGCTTTGGGGAGGACTGGCCCGACCGCAAACCAAAGGAGAAGAAACTGATCATCGTCCAGGTAACGTGACAGTGGGGAGCGTCCCAACACTTTGGACCTGAAAGATGTGGCCGACGTGGCTCATCAAGTGGTTCCTGTCCTCAGGTGGTTCCTGTCGTGGCTCGAATTCTGACGGAGATGTTCTCTGGAGAGCTCAGCTGGTCCACGGACAGCATCCGACTACAGATCTCCAACCCAGACGTGAAGGACCAGACGGTGGCACAGTTTAAAGAGCTGCAGAAGCTCCTGCAGAGCCAACACATCCAGGGTCCCTGGACCCCCAACGTGTCCTGATCTACAAATCCAGGGTTCCTGGACCCCAAACATGTCCTGATCTACACTAGACCTGGAACCACAAGACTCACCTGGACCTTGAAAGGCATGACTGATGGTGAATGAATGTCCCGTTTGGGCTCTTTAGGGAACTTCACGCCGCCGCGTCGCTTCccatcacaatatttaaagacaataaaggaacattttcaatgtttttaactGAACCTTAAACTGTTGCGATGTCAATTTCAGAGGCGTGTTTTATATTCTCCCTCAATGTCTCCAGAGGACGAACCCTCAGATTTTAACTTTCGTCACAGGTGGACTCGTCAGTGACATCATCTGaattagtttgtgttttataataaatgtcaaaatgtcctcaaccTGATTTCCTGTCTATATTGATCATTGACGGAACTTCCTGATGTGCGGTCAAGGTGAGACGGCGTCATCACATCACCCAGAAGGCCACAGCGATCCCACCTGTTCACATACAGACTGAAAAGAGAAACCGTGAAGTCAGATCTGGTTTTCCATGCAGGCTAATGCTAACCCAGACTAACTAACCCCATCAATTTTTTGGGTTAACCTACATGGCGGCGctctctgatgatgtcacacacttgcacactgaAAACATTCGCTAGTTGTTtcagtcgtttttttttttattgtttacaacAAGGCTACATCACCGATGATGTCATGGTGTCAGTCTCTCATTACCCACAGTTCACTCTGTCTcactttgtggaaaaaaaaaaaaacaactaaaattcAACCAAAgttaaaaaggtcaaaggtgacgcCAAATCCTCCATCAGGCCTTCTGGGGCAGCCGATCGCCCAAAAGCAATATGGgaatttttttttggctcattgTTGGCACGGACAAAAAACATCACGACCAAAGTCcgaaaaaataaatctcttaAAAACGTCCATGATTTCTCACGAGTGGAGACCCCGCAACAGGACTCCTCCAGGCCCCGCCCACCTGACGCCCTCCTCAGGTGAGGTCAGGGGGAGGACTCAAACTCCGTCAGTCCTTCAGAGTGATTCTTCCCgtttcactttttaaagtccCCGGTCTCCGTCAACCAATGACCATCTTCGTCGCCACTGTGGTCGTCTCCGTCACCTCCGTCTCGTCCCTTTGATCCTCGTCTGCAGAAGCAGCCGTTTGTCGTCACCTCTGAACGTTGGTCAACGAAACATTTAACCTGGAAGACGAGGAAGATGGtcatgtcacagtgatgtcacagcgCAGTGTCAGTTACACACCGCTGGGTTATACAGTGGTGTGAATAGTTAACCAGTTAACCAGTCACCTGGTTGGGTATGAATTGTGACCTCTGACAGTGTGGCCTGGTCTGGTGTGAACAGTGACCTGACTTGGTGTGATGTGAACAGTTACTTGAAGTGGTGTGAACAGCTACCTGGCTTAGTGTGAACAGTTACTTGGTATGGTGCAGATAGTTACTAGAACAGTTACTTGTTGTGGTGTGAACAGCAACCTGGTGTAGTGTGAACAGTTACTTGGTATGGTGCAGACAGTTACTAGAACAGTTACTTGGTGTGGTGTGAACAGTTACTTGGTGTGGTGTGAACAGTTACCTGGTGTGATGTGAAGGGTGCAGCTATCGGAACAGTCTGGTAAACTCTCTGATGGCCCAACAGACCTGTTTACACTCCTCTGCActgaaaagacacagaaacatggATGCAacagtgaatattttgttttcccAGGCAGAATTATGATGTTGAAACAGGTGTTTGTGAACTCGAGGATCATCGACGCTGAGGCAAGTTTAAACTTGCTGTGTTCCACACCGTGTGATGAGTCGCAGCATGACTCACCCGCAGTTTTCTCTGATCAGGGAACACGCGGTATCGTGTTATAACATGACAGAAGTTGTTTGACTTTAGTGTTTTCACAGACTATTGTCATTGCGACCGGATCACTTAGGACAGTGGTTCCCAAGGAAAACCCAAACCCCTGTCCAAACGAATTACAAACatttatatgcaaaaataaacagcagttgtaggTTTTCGTTCCTATTCTCACAGCGTATATAAAGCCAAGGTAACTCTTTTGATATCagtgagtctttggtacttttacATTTCTCAGACATGATTTTTAGTTTCAGGTACAGACTGATgagagttcagaggtcacagggATGTTGGTAATAAAGATCTCCCCATGTTCCCCATGGACTTATGACGTGTCAGTCACTCaaacctgaaataaaacacCTGCTAGCTCAGCAACCAATCAGAGGCGTGTAAATCAAAAACCTAGAAAAACATCACCGGCTGTGTCGGGCGACTCACCTGGTGACCTGTTTGTGGAAGTCCGTCAGCtgtttgtgagtgacagtcacgGCGCCTCCTGACGTCTCCTTCGGTAAACCTTTCAGAGCGTTTTCTAACCAGCGGCAGAacgtctgcaaacacacacacacacagtgagaaccTTCAACTGTCACCCGACGGTCACATGACCAGGCGCTGACTGGTGCGTTCACTCACAGGTCGGTCGAACATCATGAGCTCCCACAGCACCTCTGCGACGTCGGGCAGCGTGTACGGCGGCAGACAGAAACAACACGAGTGCATGAGCTGCGTGACGAGCTGCTGGCCGTGCTGCTCCAAGGCCTGACCAATCAGCTGCTTCCGCACCTCGAAGTCGTCCTcgtgctaaaaaaacaaaaaaaacaacgcacATTATTAACGCCTGCAGGCGCAGACTTCAGAAGACGCCCGCTGGCCGCGCGCTGACTCACATCGTTGGCGACTCCTGTGTGGATGAGATCACGGACAAACTTCATGACGCTGCAGTTGGCGTCTCGATGGTCCAGTGAGGTGGCGGCGATGGCACACTGGATAACGTGAacgatgatgctgctgctgagtaACGTGAGCGGACTCCTCTGCACGAACCTGAGAACGTCACACGGAAACCTCAGGTGAGTCCGCAGCAAAAAATAGATCGTCAAAAAGTGGACACAGTCGTTCAATTTCTTTAGGATATCTCGAcgagccactagggggcgactaTCGGTTGTAAAAAAGAAGTCAGCTGGATCTCGATTAAccctcaaagctgcttcacactagCGATGAGCTGATACAACGCTCAGCATCGGtccgatattggtcaaaatcactggatcagatatcagacaGAGATGTATTTCAACAGcattagctgagtcatgttgtgcacactttattactttttatttctaaaaaaaaggcacaaatgtgtcgttatCGGCTAATGTAAAATGTCTGTATCGGAACGGTATCGGCAGGCACTCGAGTTAGCGATATCGGTATATAACATAAAATCCACCGACCCGGACATTTATGTCATCAATCGCTTCGATTAAAACATGGACTCTGACAAAACTGCGTCCCCATAACTGCAATGCACCACAGGAAGTGCCCATTTCTACAAATAACTACAATCTgagccaacaaaaaaaaagaagaaactggGGTTGAGTACTGAGACATGTTGTGGGTggcttatttcttctttatgggagaagaatatttgttacacagtcgGAAAATTATGTCCATCATTAGTCTTCGGGTTAAAGTTGTACCGCTAACTACACAAAATGGCAGCCGGTCACGTGACCTGCCACATACCTAGTCGCCAGCCTGAACAGGTCGTCCACGGTGTCAGGATGGTTCCTCAAACCGTTTGGTTGCTCCAGCAGCTGGAAGGTCGGCATACAGAGTGCCTGAGGAGAACGAGAGGaacaccttcatcatcatcatctctgcgCCACCAAGTGATGAGAGCGCGTCGGCGCCACCAGGTGGTGCATGTATTACCTGTAGCATGTCTAGCAGTCCCTGCCTGCAGCCCTCCTCCATACCGTACTCGTCCACTAGGATGCTGCCCAGGTAGAGGAAGCACGAGTGTGGATACAGCTGGTACACACTCACCATCTGAccaaatcacaaacacacacacgcgcgcgcatcAGAATCAAACTCCACGTCTCCGATCGGTCGCAAATCACGGCGGCGACTCGACAGTTCGCGCACACGCGTCTCACCTGAGTGACGAGCGGCTGCAGCAGGGAGGCGGAGCCTTTCCCGACGCACCTGACCGCGAACCTGAGACAGCGACAGCATCGCTCCACGATCCTGTTGTCGGCCTGATACGTGTTCAAGGTGTTGGAGAGCACGGGCCAGATCTGCAGGGGAGCACAGGTAAGTCACATGATGACAAAGAAAGATCACAAAGGATATACAGGTGACGACGAGAGAGTCACATGATACAGatatattaaaatatgattGACAGGTGTGTTACCTCCTGAATGACCTTCTGACACGGGTGAGTCTGTCCGTTCTCTACGATTGGATTTGTATGTCTGAAAAAACGTCAGTgaacaggtgagtgagtgagtgactactgaatgaatgaatgaatgaatgaatgaatgaggtgaACTCACCTGAAGATCACAGCCAGTCTGTCGAGCCACACCGTGGGATCGGCCGATTTACCGTTTGTCGAGTCTTCTGCCAGAAGctgaaatgacattttattttgaaagactcTGTGAGGCTCCTTTTCTGGCGTAGTATTTTTGATTAAAGGTTCTGCTGAAcatgtgtgacctctgacctttttcAGGGCCAGCACCTGAACAGCACACAGGTCACTGAGACACTCCGCGATCTTCTCCAGGGGAAGACGAGCCAGGACCAGAGCCGTACCTGCACAGGTAAACACAACAGGTGAGAACGTTCCTGAAGATGTCTCCACAATCTGAAGATGAAGACGTCTCTACAACATGAAGACGTCTCTACAACCTGAAGACGTCTCTACAACCTAAAGATGAAGACGTCTCTACAACCTAAAGATGAAGACGCTCTACAACATGAAGCGCGTGAATCTCTACAACCTCGAACAACCTGAAGATGAAGACGTCTCTACAACCTGAAACGTCTCTACAACCTAAAGATGAAGCGTCTACAACATGAAGACGCTCTACAACCTAAAGATGAAGAGACGTCTCTACAACATGAGACGCTCTACAACCTAAGTCTCTACAACCTGAAAGAAGCGTCTCTACAACCTGAAGACGTCTCTACAACCTAAAGATGAAGACGTCTCTACAACATGAAGACGTCTCTACAACCTAAAGATGAAGACGTCTCTACAAGCTGAAGATGAAGACGTCTCTACAAGCTGAAAATGTCTCTACAACCTGAAGATGAAGATGTCTCTCAAACCTGAAGATGATGAGGTCACTAAGAACCTGATGAGGTCAATAAGAACACTATGAGGTCACCACAGGTGTGCCGTACCTTTTAGCAGTCCGATGGCGGCCTCTGACGACAGGGCGAACGAGTCCAGGGAGCGTGCGATGTCCAGGAGCCCGTGAAAGTGTTGGGCCATGTGATCTCTGCACACGGAGCAGATGTTGTGGATCGCCTTCGCCGCCGCTGACGCTAGCGATTTTTCTCTGAGGCCTTTCATCAGGTAGCTCAACACTGGGTCTGACAGGAAGTACACAAATCTTTCAAAGTTAAAGTCTGATACAGacgaataaaacaaaaataggaaaaaccctttaaagtttTTTAACAATATCTTCTTACCCAGAAACCGTGGGTTCCTGTCCATCACCTCGCTCATCTCTCCAACCAGCTCGATGCTCGTGTACCGAACCGCCATGTGGACGTTTTCGGGAAGTAGAACCACCTGCTGCAGAACCTCACACAGCGTCGGGTTGTTTTCCCTGCAGAGGAGCATAAATTATATTAATCAGGAGTCACAGACTCAGGAGAATCGGGACAGGAGAGGGACGTCGGGTGCCGCCGGTACTCACGGGTCAACACTTTTAGCGATGGCGGCCATGATGAAGAGAACGGCCTCCGTCACCTCCCAGGGAGGGCTTCCATCTTTTAGTGTGGAGTAAAgctgaggaggagcagagaagaggcggtgaaaaacattttcagagaGAATACGTTTGTAAGAATGATTCTTCTAGAAAAAGTAAATCCACCTGAGAGAAACATTCCATTGATCCAACGAGAAAAATCACATCTTTGACGAGGTCCGACACTCTCATCCGGAACTCTCCAAAGTCATCCGTGTCCTCGGGGATTCCTTCCTGTGGATTTGATTAATACCGAAAAAGGGTTATTTTAAATCGGGTGAGTGTCGGCGATCGACGCAGTCATGATCAAAGTGAGGAGAAGTCTCACATGATCGGGGTCGAGCTGACAGTGTCGAGCCAAACAGTGCAGAAGTCTCTGGATGTACGGTCTGAAGATGGTGTTTAGTGTCACGTCGTTGATTTTGTACAGATGTTCCCCGAGACGATACCAGAAGTTGAAGGAGATTTCAACCACCTGCACAACAAtgagatgaaaaacacatgtgaaaacaaacacaacaatatgaAGCAACATGTACAACAAACACAGTATCTATATTTAaccaaaggaaaacacattcCTCTGGTGTTGTGTTAGTTTGTACTGCAGATGTCATTCTGTAGCAGGCACGTGATTGTCCTATGTTGTCATGTCACCTTTCTACCTCGTTCTGTGGTGCCATGTCGCCTTTCTACCTCGTTCTGTGgtgtcatgtcatttttctaCCTCGTTCTGTGgtgtcatgtcatttttctaCCTCGTTCTGTGGTGCCATGTCGTTTTTCTACCTCATACTGTGGTGTCATGCTACCTCGTTCTGTGTCATACCTCGTCCTGTGGTGTCATGTGGTTCTGTGGTGCCATGTCGTTTTCTACCTCGTCCTGTGTCACCGTCCTGTGGTGTCATGTCGTTGTCCTACCTACCCTAATGTCGTGGTTCACCCCCTGTGTGGTGCCATGTCGGTCCCTGTGTGTCCTACCTCGTCCTGTGGTGTCATGTCGTTTTTCTACCTCGTCCTGTGGTGTCATGTCGTTGTGTTGTCCTACCTCATACTGTGGGTGTCCTGCACAGATCAACAGCAGCTCAAGCGTCCTCAGGTCTCCTGTCCCCTGACCTGGACTCCTGACTGTTGTCTCCAGAAACGTCTCACACAGCTCAGTGAAGATCCTGCAGTAGTTCAGaactctgaaacacacacgcactcgtTAACGATGACCCACACTCAGTCAACAaccacaaacacttttttttccccctgcgtCCTCACTTGTCCAGGTCTTCTCGTGCTACAGCCATGTGATACGCCGTCTCCAGCGTCAGGACGCCCTGGAACAGCTGCACCGCTAACGCCATGTGGTGGTCGACATTCTCTATGGCGTAGAGTGCTGAGCAGACGCAGTCCGACGCCGCCTCGTGGAGGTTGGTGGAGGTTTCATCCCTCTGCTGTGGAGATTATTGCCGTTTACATGTTAATCTCCTGTCTTCTATGTAAATAGGAAGCAGACGTGACTTTTGACAGCAGCGTGGCACTCACCAGGACCTGGAAAAGAACCATGAGCAACTGATTTGAAGCCATGAAGTTGCTGTCGAGGACGCCGAGGTTGAACCAGCTGCCCAGACAACGGAACACTTTGATCAGCATCTTCTCGTCGTTGCCCGTCTTCTCCACACACGACGTCTGTGATCAAGAACAATAATCCCAGAGTCTGAACATCTAATCTCAATCAATATACTACTATGAAATACTCAATCGATAAATATGAAGGGATTAGAGTAAACGAACGGACCAGCAGAGTGACCACGGTGCTGGAGTAAAACGCCAGATCCTCGATGATCTCCGTCCTGCGATTGGCTCCGATCCGCAGCGATCGACTGTGAACCTCCTCCGGCAGCACGGTGAGGATCTCCACCAGGAAGGGCATCGAGCTGACGTCACTGTTGTACCTAAGAGTGGGCGGGGCCAAGGGACAGGTGACGTCACTCTCGGCGCCGACGACTGACAGTCATGACACACATGAAACGACGCCGGCAATGCTTACTTTTCTATGAGCGTGTGAACGCATCCTTTCCACGACGCCATCTGCAGGGCGAGATCTGCGATTGCCAGAGCGAgctgacacagaaacacatcgACCAATCAGACGCAGAGAAACCGATCCTAAACCTCATTCACAGGCTTTAAATCACCACAGATCAGACACAGAATGATTGACAGTTCATCGCCAACAAATAGGGTTGCACAGGGGGGCAGAAAATTCCCAGAAGGTTTCCATGGGATCGGGAACTTTAGTTGGGGAATTTTACAAATATTCCAAAATGGGAACTTTCCATGGGAGTTATGGGAATTATTGCAACCCTGCTGAAAAATACTTCCCCCTAGGGTAATGTAATGTTAGCATAAGAAAAAGTAATTGGGGTGCAAgatttaatgattattaatcaactaCTTAATTAATCAACAAATTCTATTATTGATTactcatttgaatgttttttatcattaaaacaagttttaaaagttaacattttctggtttacTTGCTTCATATCACaaaaaacaccattaaaacTTAATAATTTTCAGTTTTCTAAACAAAAcctcatcattttgaggtttgaaaaacactgtttaacaTAATCTGTACTAAACTATTAATCTAGAAAACAAAGGACAGattatttatgaaaacaaatattcgTTGAAATATTCGCAGTCCTAAAGGAGAACGAGGACCAGGTCCTCTCACATGGTCTCAGACTGAACCAGGTTACCTGTGTGACGATGATGGGGGACAGGTCTTTCAGGTTCTGGATGTGGGTCAGCAGAGAGTCCCgcagtgcattgtgggtctCCGGCGGAAGCTCAAAGAAGGACGTCTGgatcttcatcttcatcgtctGCGCAGCGAAGTAACACGACTCAACGTCCtgtttgagctgcagcagctgatcCGAGATCTCCCACGCGTACATCTGGAACacgacaggaagtgatgtcacacgTCTCTCAAAAACTGCCACGTCACGGTGTGGAGAATGACTTGGCATTAATGTTGCCTGCAAATGTCAGTATTAACGTTTTTGTACCTGTTGGATGACGACACGGTCATTCAGTTTGCACTAATCCTGGATTAGATTGTCAGATTACGAGGGACTGTATAGTGTAAGAGTTTTCAAATTCCAGAAGACGGCAGTTATGACACAACATGGACGTAAGCTGCTGTTAAACCACACAGACAAAGATTGACAAGCGTCTATAGAGAGATCGAGTCTCCACTTAACAGCAGTACAAGAATGTAAGGAGGCTTCAGGTGAGGGGCGGAGCCTCTGTCGAGAAGCAGAGGTGGGGACACGCCCACTCCTGTGGTATGAGTATAgacagtatatttaaaaaacaaacagagcctTCTGGTTTCCTGGGtgaagtcaatcaggaagtgaaaacATACTGAATAGCTGatttataatgataatgattttcCTGAACAGTTAATGGTCTCACGGGACACaagatattggactttttgcttttttccattatgcCGATTTATCAGAGTGTTTAagtttgtgtacatttttaaagccaatatttgCCAATATCGATGTTGTACCTATAATATTGTGCATCTGTTATGGTCTCGAACACTAATTCACGAGTTTCAGGTCTTCTACAatataaaacagtattttaccaattagaggaaaatggacGATAAAAGTacgacacattttaaaaagaacacctgtgtgattgacagctggtatcgtccaatagagAGGCCTGATTCCAGTTGCAAAACTTTTTCTTACCGTTGCTGCTTCTAGTTCG
The nucleotide sequence above comes from Solea senegalensis isolate Sse05_10M linkage group LG3, IFAPA_SoseM_1, whole genome shotgun sequence. Encoded proteins:
- the irf5 gene encoding interferon regulatory factor 5; its protein translation is MSVQPRRIRLKPWLVAQVDSCRYPGLQWLSPDHRLFQIPWRHATRHTPVSEEENTIFKAWALETGKYQEGVDEPDPAKWKANLRCALNKSREFQLKYDGTKETPVQPYKIYEVCEQPGSADVVDDDDDEMPKLTDLSINPRIIDPAPFSSFPTHSEENPFGRHMTPVPLLPVTSDLQAQSFNGPVNTLQDLDSLPPSAGPDLMETNSVGEIQNQAEPQKYDLLSSVPLTDLDLKFQYRGRMMGSLTVSNPQGCRLYYGHLEPTPEQVDLFGPVTLQQVLFPGTSEIQNQKQRFYTEALLDVMDRGLILEMWEQDIYAVRLCQCKVFWSGPGMSEQGPPNPMERERKIKVFSLNEFLQGLILFQKGEAPNPPPFEIYFCFGEDWPDRKPKEKKLIIVQVVPVVARILTEMFSGELSWSTDSIRLQISNPDVKDQTVAQFKELQKLLQSQHIQGPWTPNVS
- the tnpo3 gene encoding transportin-3 — its product is MEGGKPNLTLVYQAVQALYHDPDPAGKERASVWLGELQRSMYAWEISDQLLQLKQDVESCYFAAQTMKMKIQTSFFELPPETHNALRDSLLTHIQNLKDLSPIIVTQLALAIADLALQMASWKGCVHTLIEKYNSDVSSMPFLVEILTVLPEEVHSRSLRIGANRRTEIIEDLAFYSSTVVTLLTSCVEKTGNDEKMLIKVFRCLGSWFNLGVLDSNFMASNQLLMVLFQVLQRDETSTNLHEAASDCVCSALYAIENVDHHMALAVQLFQGVLTLETAYHMAVAREDLDKVLNYCRIFTELCETFLETTVRSPGQGTGDLRTLELLLICAGHPQYEVVEISFNFWYRLGEHLYKINDVTLNTIFRPYIQRLLHCLARHCQLDPDHEGIPEDTDDFGEFRMRVSDLVKDVIFLVGSMECFSQLYSTLKDGSPPWEVTEAVLFIMAAIAKSVDPENNPTLCEVLQQVVLLPENVHMAVRYTSIELVGEMSEVMDRNPRFLDPVLSYLMKGLREKSLASAAAKAIHNICSVCRDHMAQHFHGLLDIARSLDSFALSSEAAIGLLKGTALVLARLPLEKIAECLSDLCAVQVLALKKLLAEDSTNGKSADPTVWLDRLAVIFRHTNPIVENGQTHPCQKVIQEIWPVLSNTLNTYQADNRIVERCCRCLRFAVRCVGKGSASLLQPLVTQMVSVYQLYPHSCFLYLGSILVDEYGMEEGCRQGLLDMLQALCMPTFQLLEQPNGLRNHPDTVDDLFRLATRFVQRSPLTLLSSSIIVHVIQCAIAATSLDHRDANCSVMKFVRDLIHTGVANDHEDDFEVRKQLIGQALEQHGQQLVTQLMHSCCFCLPPYTLPDVAEVLWELMMFDRPTFCRWLENALKGLPKETSGGAVTVTHKQLTDFHKQVTSAEECKQVCWAIREFTRLFR